In Nocardioides luti, the DNA window GTGAGGTCCCCCGGCGCGCGCCCTCGCATGGCCTGTCCCATGGCCTCGGTCGGCCAAGCGTTGATGATCCAAGCCGATGCGACTCCAGCCTCGTCCATGTAGCGGTTCAGCCCGGGCAGGTCGCCCCCGCGGTCCCAACGATCTTCAATGGTTCGCGCGTTCCAGCCCTCTTGGGCGGTCCGATTTAGGTGGACGTGGGTGTCGACGACATCCCAGGTGCGGTTGCTCACGGCCTACTTCCCTTCGGGGCGTACAAGTGCCCCATCTTTGTCAGGATTTCCGCGACCGTCTCGCCCTCCTGATTGGTTACGTGTGTGGCGTACTCGATGATTCCGAAGCGGGACTTTTCTTCGCGCCGCACTGCCTCAATCTCGATGTCCAGCGTGTCGCCGGCGTAGACGGGGGCGCGGTACACGATCTCGTCAGTGAGATGAGTTGCTGTCTTTTTCCCGATCACGAGAGCAAGCGGTGCGATGCAGACGCCCATGGTCAGCGCTCCCGGCGCAATCGGACCGCGGAATCCGTTCTCGGCTGCGATGCGGTGATCGCGGTGCAGTAGGGCAATATCCTGGAAAAGTCCACACGCGAGCGTGATCATGCTCTCGGTCATAGTCACCGCCGGGGCGATGAAGCGCTGACCGATCTGCACTTCCTCGTAGTAGCGGCCTTCAAGAAGATCGATCGGGGGGTGCGTAACCGCGTCGGCCTTCGCCGAATTCAGTGTGGAAGTCACCAGGCAGTCCTTTCAGCTGGCGTTTCGTCCGCAGGCCCGTGAAACCGGGGCCGCATCGACGACCGGCAGGCTGGGAGCAGTTCGAAACTGCCGGTTTTGAATCTCTGCGTATCCGCGGCCGTCATGCGAGCGCCTCTCTCGGGCGTGGTTGGGTCACGCGGTCGCACAGCGGTGCGACCACAAGCGAGCGCATGTTGGCCAGCATAGGAATATGCATGACGGCATGTCAAGCGATCTGTTGTCGCCTCGCTCACGAGGTCCCGCCCATCGGTCGGGCTCTCACGCCGACGCCGGTCGGGGGTGCTCCCGCGGGCCGATAGGGCGCCGAGCTGGGGTGAGTCGAAACAACCGACCTCCTCCGAATGCTGGCCTCGTTCGGCTGTGTTCAGGAGTAGTCAGCAGGATGTGGCGGCAGCGCGTCCTGCGCCGCCCGTGGTCAGCTCTCGAGGAGGCTGGTCCGCGCATCGATTCGGTAAGTCGCCAGCGATCGATCGTACGCCACATCTCGTTGCAGCAGCCGGCGTGACCAGCCGCGGGACGGTTTCATCGGGACGAATTGCTCGACGATCGCACGCTGCTCGCTCCGGCACTCGGTCTAACAGCGCAGTTCGGTCGACCGCTCGTGCAGCTTCGCCGCGCACCCATCACTCGGCCGTCCGCCTCTAGCGTTAACCCCGGCCAGCAACTCTGGGAGTGCCAGGTCACGGCGGAAGCGGCAACGGGTGACGACGAGGCTAACCTCGCGTCGGCCGGCACCGAACGCGCAACGACTTCATGCCAACTGGCATAAAAACCGGTCACGGGGGTTGTGCGATCTGCCGCGACCACGCATAGTTGCGAGTGCGCCCTTGGCATGGAACAAGAAGTCTTCCCGAGGTGCCGCCCGTCCCGCAAACGCCTCAGTTTGCCGTCGAGCTGC includes these proteins:
- a CDS encoding MaoC/PaaZ C-terminal domain-containing protein; translation: MTSTLNSAKADAVTHPPIDLLEGRYYEEVQIGQRFIAPAVTMTESMITLACGLFQDIALLHRDHRIAAENGFRGPIAPGALTMGVCIAPLALVIGKKTATHLTDEIVYRAPVYAGDTLDIEIEAVRREEKSRFGIIEYATHVTNQEGETVAEILTKMGHLYAPKGSRP